A single genomic interval of Alistipes provencensis harbors:
- a CDS encoding magnesium transporter CorA family protein yields the protein MITIYLKQYNKIIRNADTKLFDELGYDDILWIDMLLPTIKEQKAVENFMEISLQTKQQVEEIESTSKYSENENSIISNSNFFVPTGDSFLVEPVSFIISNEGVLVSVRNAEFRTFRETEKRLQMNYRSYSTGYHLFISLLEVRIDFDADLVELIAKQVAALSKDINSEDSIDKEVLHRISALQESTMSLRENIFDRQRVLSGILRSERFPNDIYPRLQLMIKDVNSLINHADFSFQRLDYIQDAALGLINIEQNEIVKIFSVAAVIFMPATLIASIYGMNFKFMPELDWTLTLGNGWNIPVGYIFAIGMMIFCSALTIWYFKYKKWL from the coding sequence ATGATTACAATTTACCTCAAGCAATACAACAAGATCATCCGTAATGCCGACACCAAGCTCTTCGATGAGCTGGGCTACGACGACATCCTGTGGATCGACATGTTGCTGCCCACGATCAAGGAGCAGAAAGCCGTCGAGAACTTCATGGAGATCAGCCTCCAGACCAAACAGCAGGTCGAGGAGATCGAGTCGACGTCGAAATACTCCGAGAACGAGAACTCCATCATCTCCAACTCGAACTTTTTCGTTCCCACGGGCGATTCGTTCCTCGTCGAGCCGGTGTCGTTCATCATCTCGAACGAGGGTGTGCTGGTCTCGGTGCGCAACGCCGAGTTCCGGACCTTCCGCGAGACGGAGAAGCGGCTCCAGATGAACTACCGCAGCTATTCGACGGGTTATCACCTCTTCATTTCGCTGCTGGAGGTGCGCATCGACTTCGATGCCGACCTCGTGGAGCTGATCGCCAAGCAGGTCGCGGCGCTGTCGAAGGACATCAACTCCGAGGATTCGATCGACAAGGAGGTGCTGCACCGCATCAGCGCTCTGCAGGAGTCTACGATGTCGCTGCGCGAGAACATCTTCGACCGCCAGCGCGTGCTGTCGGGCATCCTGCGTTCCGAACGCTTCCCCAACGATATCTACCCGCGCCTGCAACTGATGATCAAGGACGTCAACTCGCTGATCAACCACGCCGATTTCAGTTTCCAGCGACTGGACTATATTCAGGATGCGGCGCTGGGTCTTATCAACATCGAGCAGAACGAGATCGTCAAGATCTTCTCCGTGGCTGCCGTGATCTTCATGCCCGCGACGCTCATCGCCTCGATCTACGGCATGAACTTCAAATTCATGCCCGAGTTGGACTGGACGCTGACGCTCGGCAACGGCTGGAACATCCCCGTGGGCTACATCTTCGCCATCGGGATGATGATCTTCTGTTCGGCGCTGACTATCTGGTACTTCAAGTATAAGAAGTGGCTCTGA
- a CDS encoding MqnA/MqnD/SBP family protein, with protein MVIVPCIAVVSCLSTTPFIYGIQREGNLRAELLLSDPEDVIRTFSERRADIALMPAAAVPSLKDARIVTEYCVGGVPAAKAALLADDDPLVGAWKPFGKLPFAFAVWVAHGDVEPETVEALQHALTFGLEHSYEAILESAFAADPGQAYEGLSHFDYIFDNQKDKALKQFWDSGLKVAPRANPG; from the coding sequence ATGGTCATAGTTCCATGTATAGCCGTCGTGTCGTGCCTCAGCACGACCCCATTCATCTATGGTATCCAGCGCGAAGGTAATCTCCGCGCCGAATTGCTGTTGTCCGATCCCGAAGACGTAATCCGCACTTTTTCCGAACGCCGTGCCGACATCGCCCTGATGCCTGCCGCCGCCGTGCCCTCGCTGAAGGATGCGCGCATCGTCACCGAGTACTGCGTCGGCGGCGTCCCTGCCGCCAAGGCGGCGCTGCTTGCGGACGACGACCCGCTGGTCGGGGCGTGGAAACCCTTCGGGAAACTCCCCTTCGCGTTTGCCGTCTGGGTGGCGCACGGCGATGTGGAGCCCGAGACGGTCGAGGCCCTGCAGCATGCGCTGACCTTCGGCCTCGAACACAGTTACGAGGCTATTCTCGAATCGGCCTTCGCCGCCGACCCCGGGCAGGCCTACGAGGGGCTCTCGCATTTCGACTACATCTTCGACAATCAGAAAGACAAAGCGCTTAAACAGTTCTGGGACTCGGGCCTCAAGGTAGCACCGCGGGCCAATCCCGGCTGA
- a CDS encoding glycoside hydrolase family 27 protein, whose translation MKRIFLLCAALCCAAVSHAQKWEGLADTPPMGWSSWNKFACNVDEKMIREIADALVSSGLADAGYVYLNIDDCWHAAERDADGFPQCDPERFPSGMKALADYMHAKGLKLGIYSDAGCKTCALRFGSLGHEYQDALQYARWGIDYLKYDWCNSENINPVGAYTLMRDALRAAGRPILFSICEWGSNKPWEWAQEVGHLWRTTGDIGLAFSDPADFKVDWRPRTVLENLDSNAGLRRFAGPGHWNDPDMLEVGNGMPVNQDRAHFTMWCMMSAPLILGNDVRTMSDETAAILLDREVIAIDQDSLGVQGLRYETDNGLEVWFKPLAGGDWAFCLLNRTLEPRRYMIDWQRFCFTDVEVSQRSTDFDKIVYEGRDLWFGGKPFRTNRVREVVVPAEDVVLYRLTPVKKK comes from the coding sequence ATGAAACGTATCTTCCTGCTTTGTGCCGCCCTTTGCTGTGCGGCGGTTTCCCACGCCCAAAAGTGGGAGGGTCTTGCCGATACTCCGCCGATGGGCTGGAGTTCGTGGAACAAATTCGCCTGCAACGTCGATGAAAAGATGATCCGGGAGATCGCCGACGCGCTGGTCTCTTCGGGCCTTGCCGATGCCGGGTACGTTTATCTCAATATCGATGACTGCTGGCACGCCGCCGAGCGCGATGCCGACGGATTTCCGCAGTGCGATCCCGAGCGTTTCCCGAGCGGCATGAAGGCGCTTGCCGATTACATGCATGCCAAAGGGCTGAAACTGGGCATCTACTCCGATGCCGGGTGCAAGACCTGCGCCCTGCGTTTCGGCAGCCTCGGCCACGAGTATCAGGATGCGCTCCAATATGCCCGCTGGGGGATCGACTACCTGAAATACGACTGGTGCAACAGCGAGAACATCAACCCGGTCGGGGCCTATACGCTCATGCGTGACGCACTCCGCGCCGCGGGCCGCCCGATCCTCTTCTCGATCTGCGAATGGGGTTCCAACAAGCCTTGGGAGTGGGCGCAGGAGGTCGGCCACCTGTGGCGGACGACCGGCGACATCGGCCTCGCCTTTTCCGATCCGGCCGATTTCAAGGTCGACTGGCGGCCCCGTACCGTTCTCGAGAACCTCGACTCCAACGCCGGCCTGCGCCGTTTTGCCGGACCGGGCCACTGGAACGACCCCGACATGCTCGAGGTGGGCAACGGCATGCCGGTCAATCAGGACCGTGCGCATTTCACGATGTGGTGCATGATGTCCGCACCGCTCATTCTGGGCAACGATGTCCGCACGATGTCGGACGAGACGGCTGCCATCCTGCTCGACCGGGAGGTGATCGCCATCGATCAGGATTCGCTGGGCGTGCAGGGCCTTCGCTATGAGACCGACAACGGTCTGGAGGTGTGGTTCAAGCCGCTCGCCGGCGGTGACTGGGCTTTCTGCCTGCTCAACCGGACGCTCGAGCCGCGCCGCTACATGATCGACTGGCAGCGCTTCTGCTTCACCGATGTCGAGGTTTCGCAGCGTTCGACCGATTTCGACAAGATCGTCTACGAGGGGCGCGACCTCTGGTTCGGCGGCAAGCCGTTCCGCACGAACCGTGTCCGCGAGGTGGTCGTTCCGGCCGAGGACGTGGTGCTCTACCGACTGACTCCCGTTAAAAAGAAATAA